In one window of Hymenobacter nivis DNA:
- a CDS encoding DUF6544 family protein, whose translation MNQKLAWPLAAAALALPVLGTLLGRALAARQLRRDVGWLFAQATGAAPQIFCGVQPAGLPAPVQRYFRRVLPEGQPYLRGLRWRHTGQFKTDLKKDWVAITGEQYVTADPPGFIWQGSTRWFTARDEYMAGRGALTVRLLGALAIVQGHGPHYDQGELLRWLSESVLLPTALLPGRWLRWQAVDAHSARLLFTYRGEELACLVRFNDDDELVQCETQRYFGDDALRPWVVRCAHYQEWHGVRIPTVLEANWLLSSRAKVTVAKKAVMLSAVEASLPQQ comes from the coding sequence ATGAACCAGAAACTCGCGTGGCCGCTGGCCGCGGCCGCCCTGGCCTTGCCCGTGCTGGGCACCTTGCTGGGCCGGGCCCTGGCCGCCCGCCAGCTACGCCGCGACGTGGGGTGGCTGTTTGCCCAAGCCACCGGTGCTGCGCCCCAGATTTTTTGCGGGGTGCAACCGGCCGGGCTGCCCGCGCCGGTGCAGCGCTATTTCCGCCGCGTGCTGCCCGAGGGCCAGCCCTACCTGCGCGGCCTGCGCTGGCGCCACACCGGGCAGTTCAAAACCGATTTGAAAAAAGACTGGGTGGCCATTACCGGCGAGCAGTACGTGACGGCCGACCCGCCCGGCTTCATCTGGCAGGGTTCCACGCGCTGGTTCACGGCCCGCGACGAATACATGGCCGGCCGCGGGGCCCTCACGGTGCGCCTGTTGGGGGCCCTGGCCATTGTGCAGGGCCACGGCCCCCACTACGACCAGGGCGAGCTGCTGCGCTGGCTGAGCGAGAGCGTCCTGCTGCCCACCGCGCTGCTGCCCGGCAGGTGGCTCCGCTGGCAGGCAGTGGACGCGCATTCGGCCCGCCTACTGTTCACCTACCGGGGCGAGGAGCTGGCCTGCCTCGTGCGCTTCAACGACGACGACGAGCTGGTGCAGTGCGAAACCCAGCGCTACTTCGGCGACGATGCCTTGCGACCGTGGGTGGTGCGCTGCGCCCACTACCAGGAATGGCACGGCGTGCGCATCCCCACTGTGCTGGAAGCCAACTGGCTACTAAGTAGTCGCGCAAAAGTAACCGTAGCAAAAAAGGCGGTCATGCTGAGCGCAGTCGAAGCATCTCTACCGCAACAGTAA
- a CDS encoding response regulator — protein MKTILLIEDDAFIRENTAELLALTGYTVHTAENGKIGIENALAARPDLVICDIMMPVLDGFGVLHIFNQNPQLAGVPFIFLTAKTERADQRRGMEMGADDYLTKPFSENELLNAVSGRLDRFQHLKPDYDLKAGGLDEFLDDARAVGNLAGLSADRRAHPVRRKQDVYLEGDEPTRVYFVQAGRIKTVKTTEAGKELITGFYGPGEFFGYLALLGNTPHTDSAVAVDDSELVYIPQDDFSQLLLRNPAVSQQFIHLLAGRVGEREQQLLAMAYSSIRRRVADTLLRLYAPTADDPDATIQLTRDDMAAMVGTAPESLIRTLSEFNQNGLIELTPKNIRILEPEKLRRARW, from the coding sequence ATGAAAACGATTCTGCTGATTGAGGACGATGCCTTCATCCGGGAAAATACGGCCGAGCTGCTCGCCCTGACCGGCTACACTGTGCACACCGCCGAAAACGGTAAAATCGGCATCGAAAACGCTCTGGCCGCCCGGCCCGACCTCGTCATCTGCGATATTATGATGCCGGTGCTCGACGGCTTCGGCGTGCTGCACATCTTCAACCAGAACCCGCAGCTGGCGGGCGTGCCGTTTATCTTCCTCACCGCCAAAACTGAGCGTGCCGACCAGCGCCGCGGCATGGAGATGGGCGCCGACGATTACCTCACCAAGCCCTTTAGCGAGAACGAGCTGCTGAACGCCGTAAGCGGCCGCCTCGACCGCTTTCAGCACCTCAAGCCCGACTACGACCTGAAGGCCGGGGGCCTGGATGAGTTTCTGGACGATGCCCGCGCCGTGGGCAACCTGGCTGGCCTCTCGGCCGACCGCCGCGCGCACCCGGTGCGCCGCAAGCAGGACGTGTACTTGGAAGGCGACGAGCCCACGCGGGTGTATTTCGTGCAGGCCGGCCGCATCAAAACCGTGAAAACCACCGAGGCTGGTAAGGAGCTGATTACCGGCTTCTATGGCCCCGGCGAGTTTTTTGGCTACCTGGCCCTGCTGGGCAACACCCCGCACACCGACTCGGCCGTGGCCGTCGATGATTCGGAGCTGGTGTACATTCCGCAAGACGATTTTTCGCAGCTGCTGCTGCGTAATCCGGCGGTCAGCCAGCAGTTTATTCACCTGCTGGCGGGCCGCGTGGGCGAGCGCGAGCAGCAGCTGCTGGCGATGGCCTACAGCTCCATCCGCCGGCGCGTGGCCGATACGCTGCTGCGCCTCTACGCGCCCACGGCTGACGACCCGGACGCCACCATCCAGCTCACCCGCGACGACATGGCGGCCATGGTGGGCACCGCCCCCGAATCCTTGATTCGCACCCTGAGCGAGTTTAACCAGAACGGCTTGATTGAGCTGACGCCCAAGAACATCCGGATACTGGAACCGGAGAAGCTGCGCCGGGCGCGCTGGTAA
- a CDS encoding sensor histidine kinase: MLPVSYTITLSNLLYTHSREFVGIYDVETGWFTQVNPVAVQLLGYASEEAFLTDPDHSLRTPPWTVAEWRGLCELTQREGHHEQETTIRRHIGEPFLAYMRLTYFEAEDRATLLVCLTEQSPLQRAERDLAHSVRRFEAVFANATIGIIVCNKAGIMVSANELAGQLFGYTLPALLGQRIEVLVPGAAGYQHELLRETFNQRPEVHSAGVRRVLQGQRQNGSVFPVEVSLSYFYLDEELYVVAYMLDISLKQAAEQELIAQHQQIARLNAELEQKVADRTHALLSTLADLEKRGQELALALTAERELGELKSRFVSIASHEFRTPLTAVLTSATLIGKYPGGDQQAQRVRHLKRIETSVNHLNTILEEFLSVGRIEEGTMETRATTFDLATLLTETLADVQSLRKPGQTIVRLVECPDPVHLDSSLLRKIVVNLLSNALKYSGENSVVTVRASCQANQLVLSVEDQGVGISKEDQAHLFERFFRARSVSTVPGTGLGLYIIASYLELLRGTIALRSTLGQGTTVTITVPYENDSAD, from the coding sequence ATGCTTCCGGTTTCCTACACCATCACTCTCTCCAACCTGCTCTACACGCACTCCCGCGAGTTTGTGGGTATTTATGATGTTGAAACAGGCTGGTTTACGCAGGTAAACCCCGTGGCCGTGCAGCTGCTGGGCTACGCCTCGGAAGAAGCCTTTCTCACCGACCCCGACCACTCGCTGCGTACGCCGCCCTGGACGGTCGCTGAGTGGCGGGGCCTGTGCGAGCTCACGCAGCGCGAAGGCCACCACGAGCAGGAAACGACCATTCGCCGCCACATCGGCGAGCCGTTTCTGGCCTACATGCGGCTCACGTATTTTGAAGCCGAGGACCGCGCCACGCTCCTCGTGTGCCTCACGGAGCAAAGCCCGTTGCAACGGGCCGAGCGGGACCTGGCCCACAGCGTGCGCCGCTTCGAGGCGGTGTTTGCCAATGCTACCATCGGCATCATCGTCTGCAATAAAGCCGGCATTATGGTGTCGGCCAATGAGTTGGCCGGGCAGCTGTTTGGCTACACCCTGCCCGCGCTGCTGGGCCAGCGCATCGAGGTGCTGGTGCCCGGTGCCGCCGGCTACCAGCACGAGCTGCTGCGCGAAACGTTCAACCAGCGCCCGGAGGTGCACAGCGCGGGCGTGCGCCGCGTGCTGCAAGGCCAGCGCCAGAATGGCTCGGTGTTTCCGGTAGAAGTCAGCCTGAGCTACTTCTACCTCGACGAGGAGCTGTACGTGGTGGCCTACATGCTCGACATCAGCCTCAAGCAAGCGGCCGAGCAGGAATTAATTGCCCAGCACCAGCAAATTGCCCGCCTCAACGCCGAACTGGAGCAGAAGGTGGCCGACCGCACCCACGCCCTACTCAGCACCCTGGCCGACCTCGAAAAGCGCGGTCAGGAGCTGGCCCTGGCCCTGACCGCTGAGCGCGAGCTGGGCGAGCTGAAATCACGCTTCGTGAGCATCGCCTCGCACGAGTTTCGTACGCCGCTCACGGCCGTGCTCACTTCGGCCACGCTCATTGGCAAGTACCCCGGCGGCGACCAGCAGGCCCAGCGCGTGCGCCACCTGAAGCGTATTGAAACCTCGGTTAACCACCTTAACACCATCCTGGAAGAGTTTCTCTCGGTGGGCCGCATCGAGGAAGGCACCATGGAGACGCGGGCCACCACCTTCGACCTGGCCACGCTGCTCACCGAAACCCTGGCCGACGTGCAAAGCCTGCGCAAGCCCGGCCAAACTATTGTGCGGCTGGTGGAATGCCCCGACCCGGTGCACCTCGATTCGTCGCTGCTGCGCAAAATTGTGGTCAACCTGCTCTCCAACGCCCTCAAGTATTCGGGCGAAAACTCAGTCGTTACAGTGCGGGCCAGCTGCCAGGCCAACCAATTGGTGCTGAGTGTGGAAGACCAGGGTGTGGGGATTTCCAAAGAAGACCAGGCACACCTGTTCGAGCGGTTTTTCCGGGCCCGCAGTGTCAGTACCGTGCCCGGCACCGGGCTAGGTCTTTACATTATTGCCAGCTACCTGGAGCTGCTGCGGGGCACCATTGCCCTGCGCAGCACCCTGGGCCAGGGCACCACCGTCACCATCACCGTTCCCTATGAAAACGATTCTGCTGATTGA
- a CDS encoding thioredoxin, with product MSAPTSALAADAAVLLVLLPTVGTALQVRAATLAALQVLQQRLGSAIRVLSVDDTSHPVVVHSFRATTLPAFVLMRQGVELWRQQGLPEGEFIVPQLLARLAEVPAN from the coding sequence GTGTCCGCCCCAACCTCTGCTCTGGCCGCCGATGCGGCCGTGCTGCTGGTGCTGCTGCCAACGGTAGGCACGGCCCTGCAAGTGCGGGCGGCCACGCTGGCGGCCCTCCAAGTATTGCAGCAGCGGCTGGGGAGCGCTATCCGGGTACTGTCGGTGGACGATACCAGCCATCCGGTCGTGGTGCACAGCTTCCGGGCAACCACCTTGCCGGCCTTCGTGCTGATGCGGCAGGGCGTGGAGCTGTGGCGGCAGCAGGGCCTACCCGAGGGCGAGTTCATCGTGCCCCAGTTGCTGGCCCGGCTTGCCGAAGTCCCCGCCAATTAG
- a CDS encoding BLUF domain-containing protein: protein MGLYHLIYQSRALQPFDTPALTALLYQARAFNRAHHLSGLLLHTPDDRFFQILEGEEDVVRTLYYDHIMADPRHYRCRLVGAGACAERSFADWNMGFRVASAAELHALLAAATPTGQVPFAPQPRVRPELLKMLLDFVANHELEPISHS, encoded by the coding sequence ATGGGCCTGTACCACCTCATTTACCAAAGCCGAGCCCTGCAGCCCTTCGATACGCCGGCCCTGACGGCACTGCTGTACCAAGCCCGCGCCTTCAACCGCGCGCATCATCTTTCGGGCCTGCTGCTACACACGCCCGACGACCGGTTTTTTCAGATTCTGGAGGGCGAGGAAGACGTGGTGCGGACGCTCTACTACGACCATATCATGGCCGACCCGCGCCACTACCGCTGCCGCCTGGTGGGCGCCGGGGCCTGCGCCGAGCGCAGCTTTGCCGATTGGAATATGGGCTTCCGCGTGGCCAGCGCCGCGGAGCTGCACGCGCTGCTGGCCGCCGCTACCCCCACCGGGCAAGTGCCATTTGCCCCGCAGCCCCGTGTGCGCCCCGAGCTGCTAAAGATGCTGCTGGATTTTGTAGCCAACCACGAGCTGGAACCCATTAGCCACTCGTAA
- a CDS encoding PAS domain-containing sensor histidine kinase, which yields MPDLADFFQDQAETSTHVQFVYDLTAGSIVYVNAAYEQVFQGTCGLVNAELPDLLQRLHPDDRAYLAHYWARWQQGPPANEVEVRLLQAGQPHQWFCLTPSYQQDAQGRVLLGGTLRDTSVLKRYQENADLFNSRKNATLEILSHDLSGAFIMVQQIAEFLREEVTAPLNSRVPDMLGVLETTSRDSVKMIRELINLEFLTSANTDLKVDRVDVGAVLRVPLDQLQTGQRVLGHAFTYTVPAEPIYANIDVNKFTQVLINLVSNAFKFTPDAGLVAVHIEPGPGVVRIRVVDEGIGIPLAMQPYLFERFTKARRPGLRGETTTGLGLVLCKTIVEWHHGHISVASQEGQGSTFTIEIPRAETVDTTAPVGAVEVLK from the coding sequence ATGCCAGATTTAGCCGATTTCTTTCAGGACCAGGCGGAAACCAGCACCCACGTTCAGTTTGTGTACGACCTCACGGCGGGCAGCATCGTGTACGTCAACGCCGCGTATGAGCAGGTTTTCCAGGGCACCTGCGGCCTGGTGAACGCTGAGCTGCCGGACTTGCTCCAGCGCCTGCACCCCGACGACCGGGCCTACCTGGCGCACTACTGGGCGCGGTGGCAGCAGGGCCCGCCCGCCAACGAGGTAGAGGTGCGCCTGCTGCAAGCGGGCCAGCCGCACCAGTGGTTCTGCCTCACGCCCTCTTACCAGCAAGATGCGCAGGGCCGGGTGCTACTCGGGGGCACCCTGCGCGATACCAGCGTGCTGAAGCGCTACCAGGAAAACGCCGACCTGTTCAACAGCCGCAAAAACGCCACGCTCGAAATTCTCTCGCACGACCTCAGCGGCGCGTTCATCATGGTACAGCAGATTGCCGAGTTTCTGCGGGAGGAAGTAACCGCGCCGCTCAACAGCCGGGTGCCCGATATGCTGGGCGTGCTGGAAACCACCAGCCGCGACAGCGTAAAAATGATTCGCGAGCTCATCAACCTGGAGTTCCTGACCTCGGCCAATACCGACCTGAAAGTGGACCGCGTGGACGTGGGGGCCGTGCTGCGCGTGCCCCTCGACCAGCTCCAGACCGGCCAGCGGGTGCTCGGCCACGCCTTCACCTACACGGTGCCCGCCGAGCCGATATACGCCAACATCGACGTCAATAAGTTCACGCAGGTGCTCATTAACCTGGTCAGCAACGCCTTCAAATTCACCCCCGACGCTGGCCTCGTGGCCGTGCACATCGAGCCGGGCCCCGGCGTAGTCCGCATTCGCGTGGTAGACGAGGGCATCGGCATTCCACTCGCCATGCAGCCGTACTTGTTCGAGCGGTTTACCAAGGCCCGCCGGCCGGGCCTGCGCGGCGAAACCACCACCGGGCTGGGCCTGGTCCTGTGCAAAACCATCGTGGAGTGGCACCACGGCCACATTTCCGTGGCCAGCCAGGAGGGCCAGGGCAGCACATTCACCATCGAGATTCCACGGGCCGAAACCGTGGACACGACGGCTCCGGTGGGAGCGGTTGAGGTGCTGAAGTAA
- a CDS encoding general stress protein has translation MKQNQIMSALYDTHAQAERAVEELQTNGYDMKQLSIVGQEYHTEEKVVGYYNVGDRMLNWGGTGAFWGSIWSLLFGSAFFLVPGFGPLLIAGPFVITLVAALEGAVVVGSVGALAGALASIGIPENSVLEYETKIKAGKFLLIAHGTTAEVARAREILGVGELTTM, from the coding sequence ATGAAACAAAACCAGATAATGTCGGCGCTCTACGACACCCACGCGCAGGCTGAGCGGGCCGTCGAGGAGCTGCAAACCAACGGCTACGACATGAAGCAGCTCTCCATCGTGGGCCAGGAATACCACACCGAAGAAAAAGTAGTGGGCTACTACAACGTGGGCGACCGCATGCTGAACTGGGGCGGCACCGGCGCGTTCTGGGGCAGCATCTGGAGCCTGCTGTTCGGCTCCGCGTTTTTTCTGGTGCCAGGATTCGGGCCGCTGCTCATTGCCGGGCCATTTGTGATAACGCTGGTGGCAGCCCTTGAGGGGGCGGTGGTGGTGGGCTCCGTCGGCGCGCTGGCCGGGGCCCTGGCCAGCATCGGCATTCCGGAGAATAGCGTGCTCGAATACGAAACGAAAATCAAGGCCGGCAAATTTCTGCTCATCGCGCACGGCACCACGGCCGAAGTAGCACGGGCCCGCGAAATCCTGGGCGTGGGCGAACTCACCACGATGTAG
- a CDS encoding transposase family protein codes for MTLCDSTQYVHFLSATESGRAHDKKLADEYALHLPAGCVLRQDLGLLGHAPTGVVVEMPHKKPPKRELTFAQKLYNQLLSPLRVVIEHAHSGIKRLHMVQGTIRLRGEWVRDTVMVVACGLHNLRVRSPHRAYRAPVHAKLANYAE; via the coding sequence ATGACCTTATGCGATTCCACGCAGTACGTGCATTTTCTCTCGGCTACGGAAAGCGGGCGAGCGCACGACAAAAAACTGGCCGACGAGTACGCGCTGCACCTACCGGCGGGCTGCGTGTTACGGCAGGATTTGGGCTTGCTGGGCCACGCCCCGACCGGGGTCGTGGTGGAGATGCCCCACAAGAAGCCGCCGAAGCGGGAGTTGACGTTTGCCCAAAAGCTGTATAACCAGTTGCTGAGTCCGTTGCGCGTCGTTATCGAACACGCGCACAGCGGTATCAAGCGCCTGCACATGGTGCAGGGCACTATCCGCTTGCGCGGCGAATGGGTGCGCGATACGGTCATGGTCGTGGCCTGTGGGCTGCACAACCTGCGCGTGCGCAGCCCGCACCGCGCCTATCGCGCACCTGTCCACGCGAAACTCGCTAACTACGCCGAATAA